GGCGTATGTTGCGAGATTTTCAACATTTTTGGcgtgatcttttcttgttttgcATTTTCTCTCTGGGTGTTATTGGGAAATTTTTCTTCAAATAATTAAAACGCTATTAGGGGATGGGAAGAAAAACTTGGCCAATAATGTTCTATGCTGGGTGGTTTGGGGCGAAATAAATTAATGGATTATGGCACATGAGGTAAGAATAGGGGCAGACATGTTCATCAATGAAGGGTGAACCACAATGGTTTAGCAGAGGCTTGTAATTCTGTAATTGGTATTATTAGTCTACACTCTCTTCTGAACTGAAGAGATCctcttgtattttttctttttatacttAAAAAAAATCATGTAAAGTTTTTGGGTAGTGGTACCAACCAACCACTTAGTTTGATGATCATAAAAGAAATATTGGCTCAGCCAAAAAGTTTCTGCTCTTACTTCCCGGATGCCCGGAAGATAAGCTGGGACAACTACAAGTCTACAAACTGCACCTACAAATATACTGGGGGACCCGTTAGGACCATTAAGTTGATTTGGGACTTAACTCGTAAACAATTTATGTATCATGCTCCAGGCCCAACCCAAGACCAAATCTTGGATGCCAGGAATTGAGAATATTGAGAATTCTACTTGTGTGGATGAAGATAATAGACAAGGAATTAGGTTTCTCCCTCTTGTTACAGATTTTTGAACCAAACACAAAATCAAGATCAACATTTGTAAAATTGGGAGAGATGGCATCATTTTTTATTCAACTCATTGTTTTACCTTCTATGCGCCGTCGTATGTTGTGGGTCTCCAAGAACCTTTCCTCGCAACAAAGAACTGGTCTTTGTATAGTTTGGTTTCCCAGTGTAGAGATCGAAAGATAGGGCCTAGCTTATTAATCATATCTAATGTGTCTTGGACGAGAATTACACCACCTGGTCTCAAAATCCTATCCATCTCTACTGCTACATCCACAATGTCACACCTGGACAATGAGAACAATTGAGTTAACTTGAAAACGTAATCATCGAAATTCATACGATAGAGAATATATATAGCTTAGGATCCCCCAGAAAGAGAAAAGTCCACTGACAAAAACAAGCAAGTTCATGTGTTACCTCTTTGTTAGATTTCCAAATAGGTAACTGGAATGCAGTAGGTCATAAGTGCGAGGATATGTACTTAAGGGCTCACACCAGTCATGATACATTCCAATTAACCCGCGGTCATAAATAACAGGTAAGGTATCTGGTTGGTGGATCGGCACAATGTTCATCACCCACAGAGGTTGATTAATCAATGCTGCAGcaaatctaataaaaaaaaaaaaaaaaacaaagtttaaGTTGTAAACACTTAGTCAAATAACTCAACAGAAAGAGAAGTGCCACAGTGGAAGAACATACTTATGTTAGCATCCAGCAATTGATTGCTCCAAGTTAACATGATACTATTTCTAGGATTATCACTTTTTTTTGGTAAACAACGATAATATGGGAAACTAATATTCCTTCACAAATGTGTCGGGTGAACTAAGAAGAAGGCGAATTTGGAAATGCTAAACAAATATAGGATATGGAGGATATGGCTAGCAAATGTTAAGCTGATTTGTAGATGGCCATATTTATATGTTTCAGAATTTCTGGTGTTTAAATTCCAATATATCAACATAAACCTAAGCTGTAAGATTCCAGCAATGCCTTACCCTCCATATCCAGCATTCATATCCATTACGTTCCGTATAGATGACCAGTTGATAGCAAGGCTGCCCAAGTATACATCCGACACAAGTGCAGACCAGTGCTTAGTGTCCTCGTAAAATATTTCCTCAGCACTTGGTTCCAGACTAGCAGGTCTAGTACTCAGCCTTTGGGGCCAGGAGGAAGGCCACTTGTAGTCTCCACCGGAGTTAACAGCTGGAAGTTGGGGAAGACAACTTTCAAGGGGTGTATACCTGTCCCAGAACAAACAACATGAGTTGTATTACAGGGAATAAGACGAATGAATAGCATCGCAAATAGAAGCCTGTTGACTTAGTAAATACCAGGAAGGTTTTCGTTTCTCTATTTGATGACACAATGGAGGATCATTCACTTTACGTTTTTCATAGCACACGTTTGAGACAGGTTTTTGGTATATTACAAGTCCAATTCCTGTTGAATCTACTGCTTTTGCAACTACCTTCCAGCAGATGAATTCTGTCAAAGCTACCATGGCTGCAGTGAACATAGAAAGATGAGGTCAACTCATGAACTGCCACATCCATGGTGCAGTGGTTCAGCAGCCGAGACATTTTAACCAGATGTTAAAGGAGTTAAGGAAACAAACCCTTCCAATCATTCCGATCTCTCTCATTGTCACGACGATAAACTGGTGTTGCAGACCATACGAAAACTCCTCCTGGCCTTAGAACCCTGTTAAGCTCCATTAACGGTTTCCCACCTgcatatttgaaaaaaaaaacccacatTAATAAGCTGCTAAGCTCCAAGAATCTTCAAGATCGCCTAGTATACGAGTTTAGTAGCATTTGTcaaatgaaacttcatcaaccatGTAAAACTCAGCATGTGTATATAACTGAGACCTACCATCTGCATCCCAATGGACCCTGCATCGCGCACAGTGTACTAAATCAAAAGCATTATCTGGAAAAGTAAGCATTTGTGTCCCAATGACCGACAGAGTAGCTGGAATTCCTCGCTCAAGTGCAAATTGTATTTGAGCCTCATGTTCATCCTTTGGGGCAAATGACATCGTAATAACATTTTTGTCCAGCAAGTATCCACCAAAGCTAGCAACACCACACCCAACGTCTAGAATAACTCTTGTATGTGTGCCCCATTTGATGTCTTTATAACTCTATCACAACAAAAAGGAAAccgcagaggatataaaataccATGTCACATGACTTACATTACTAAACTGTAAGGAGCATATTAAGTTAACATTTCAGgatattacagaagattaaataAAAATACCATCTCTATGAAGTTAATATAGTTCATGACCCCTTCTTTAAACTGTGTACCACCTCCGGGGAACACAAGATAATCACCGGATTTTCGCACCCAATTCTGATCCTTCTTATATTCCACAAGTTTAGGATGTGGCACATTATCATACCAAATCTACATAACCAAAAGAAACACATTTCCCGTTCAGTATATCACACCAATTGCACTTACTTTACAAGTATAAATATACGCCACCCGTCTGTTGATTAGCCAATCAAACACTTGCCCACACAGAACATAGCAAATTGAATAAACTTGCGCAAAATAAAATCACAATTCATTCTAAACAATTTACTTTTCAGCTAATTCATAATTTAAGCTAGTTTTCAATGAAAGCACCATAATTCATTCTAAGCAATCTATTCTCAGTTAATTCAGTTGACCGATGTATGCTAGATTCCGCCAGAAACATGGATATTTCATTCTAAACAATCTATTCAGCTAATTCAAACGATCAATTAAAGCTAGTTTTTGTCCGAAACACGGATAAATGATTCTAAGCAATCCATTCTCAGCTAATCCAAGTGATCAATTGAAGTTACTTTTGGTCGGAAACACAGCTAATTCATTCTAAAACAATCTATTTCCAGCTAATTTTCATTAACAGTTTAAGCTCGTTTTTGTCGAAAACATGGATAATAATCAATCTACTAGCAACATTTTAAGAAAATTGTACTAATACTTGAAAATTACAGACAGACTCTTACCAAAAACCAGATTAAGGAGAGCGAGGCAATGAAGTCTCACCATGTCCCTACTCTTCGGCCAAGAAAGTGACGTCTTATAACCTTTTGGAATCGGAATCAAACATCTGGAATTAGGTTTAGGACAATGCCTCTCTCTATGTTCCATATGTCTTCTTGATTTCAATCCTTTAATCGCCTTCATATTATCTAAACATGGTATATAATCTGTCGCCGCAGTTCCATTACACAATCTCCAATCAATCTCAGCACCAGCAGAAGAACCAGctttatcttcatcatcattatcagGTGATCCTGCCGACGAAGTTGAAGAGATCTCAGGATCGGTGATTTTAGGGATATAAGAAATGAAACTACGAGTATTTGAAATTACAAGAACTGAGAAACAGATGAGTAAGATGATTGATGCGTATATGAATGGGTATTTTCTTTCTCTGAAAATACTCTCTATTGAATTCGCCATTAGAGAGAGCCAGAGAGGAAGATAAAACTTGATCTTCCTCTATTGAAAAATAATTTGATAATTCGTGGGGTATTAATATTAATTTGGTCattataatataataaaattttaCTTTACTGATCcacaaaaagattaaaaaaaaaaaaaagattacagtATTTTAGTGGCAGCCAGGGGCACCTGCTTTTATGTTCCCCCAGTACTACCACTGAGGCACTGATTAAAAATGTAGAACCGTAAAACTatctgaatattgagaattatctGTCTCTCTTGTTACAGGCATTTGAACTAAGCACAAAATCAAGTTCAGCAATTATACAACACGAGAGAGATAACAGTATAACACCTTTGTCTATTCAACTcactgttgttgatccttctaTGTGGCGAATGTTGTTGGTCTCCATTAACCTTTCTTTGCAACAAGGAATTGATCTTCGTATAGTTTAATCTTCCAGtgtagtgatggaaagatagggGCTAGCTTATTTATCATTTCTAATGAGTCTTGGATGAGAACTAACCCGCCTGGTCTCAAAATCCTATCCATCTCTACTGTTACATCCAGAATGTCACACCTGAACAATGTGTTGCAATCAGTAAAATCCAGAATTACAGAACATGTATAGCTTGGAAGtgttggaatattctcaaaatccTATCCAACACCGCTTACCAAAGTGTTGGAAGTGTTGGAATAttttctaaatggggatttagaagaagagatatatatggaacaacctgaaggtttcatatcaccaggccaagagaagaaagtttgcaagttagtgaaatctctctatggtttgaagcaagcccctatgcaatggcatgagaagtttgataaagtagttttgtcatatggttttgtggtgaatgatgcggacaaatgtatctatagtaagcatgatagttctggttgtgtgattctctgtttgtatgttgatgatatgttaatctttgggtctgacatatctgttgtggaagaaacaaagaagtttcttagttctaactttgatatgaaggatttaggagaggctgatgtaatcttgggaattaagatcctaagaaagggagatgagttggttttaactcaatctcattatattgagaaatttctcaagaaatatggtcactttgatgacaatccagcacctactcctttagaccatactatcaagttaatgaagaacaccggccgtactcatgctcaacttgagtattctagtgttattgggagtcttatgtacgctatgcattgcacaagaccggacatagcccaagccgtgggaatattatgtcgtttctcaagtaatccaggatatgaacactggaaagcagtttcaagagttatggcttacttgaaaggaacaataaattttggtttgcattaccaaggctatcccgctgcactagaggggtacagcgatgctaactggaacaatgtagaatcaaattccaagtcaacttctggatggatttttacattagggggtgctgctgtgtcttggagttccaagaagcagacttgtatttctgattcaacaatgttgtcagaattgatagctttaactgatgcatgtaaggaggcagattggcttagaaacctacttatggagattcctttttggaagaagccaactccggcggtcttgattaattgtgataatcaagctacaatctataatgtctctaataagacttataatggaaagtctagacatgcaagtcttagacactacatggttaggcaactactcaagaggggagtagttacggttaactttattgaatcaaagaggaatttggcagacccatttacgaaaagtctaccaagttcagtgggttcaataaaaaggaaagaaatgggactaaggtctgtgaaggaagtttgatctcccatagcagaaacccaacctatgttttgaaaaggataaacaaggttcaatgtggtaccaacaagttatggaagtagattatggagcactaatataaaaacttcccatttcttattagtgctggtttctgcaagaaaataggatggatgtaaatccttaatgagtctatgattagtaaaaggtgtatcgcagaaacaccttcgagacttacctatatgagtatggaaataaggccgtttcctaagagaagaagaccgttctctaaagaagactcatgaacaaggatataagcacatggccattaacgtgcttggctacagaacacatgattttatgaaatcaatatgtgtggagactccggttttatcataaggggtacttggttcaagactggtttcaccatagaacctcgataaggctttgagtttcttacactaagtgaaggttcaaatccaaaagatacctatcatttatgtgttgatttcaacgatgatgcttagtctaaattgtgcttgaactacgttggcttgatcccactcgggtacgtaggcagtcacttcggtgatgcagtcactctgatttaaaagttttaactttgttttatggttttttgaaaatagggggagaatgttggaatattttcaacgccgctaaccaaaggggggtcctggggggcaacgcccccgaaagaattttttgaactgaaggttttatttggccgataaaagcctgttcgaaaatttcgaatccaaaagacaccattgatgtctgttgatgaaggaacctgacgtttcgtgaatagaaacttgttggcgaataaaaaaaacctattcccaacaggtgcaaaaccctttataaatagcttctcccagtttcgtttaaacatataagaaaaatcaatctgttttctctgtttcaaaaagcatcatcagaaatcagaaatctctttgtgtgttcttgattgaatcaaggggtacaaaccttgaattcagttttcgttgcagggctttcattgtatcctgaaggcaatatttcgcatacctgttgtaatcgccaattgttattgggagggtagaaatatttgtctaaaagaaatttatacaagccttgaaagttttggagtgcaacattttcttctctgattcattcatcctttgtgaaacccaattttttccaacaggAAGTTCCCGGAACAAGAAAGTGTGTGTGTTACCTCATTGTCAGATTTCCAAATAGGTAACTGGAATGCAGTAGGTCATAAGTCCGGGGATATGTACTTAAGGGCTCACACCAGTCATGATACATTCCAATTAACCCGCGGTCATAAATAGCAGATAAAGTATCTGGTTGTTGGATCGGCACAATGTTCATCACCCACAAAGGCTGTTTGATCAATGCTGCAGCAAATCTggtaaacaaacaaaataaagttCAAGTTGTACATATATCAAGGGAGCAGAGTTAAGCTTATACAAATAACTCAAGAGAAAGAGGTGTGCCAGAACATATGGAGATGCTAAGCTCATATAGAACTTCAAGGGAATTGCTAATTTTAAGCTGGTTTATTTGTGGTCGAGTCCCATTTGATTCAAAGTTATGACATTCACATTCCAGTAAATCAACATAAGCTAGCATAAATAGTTTCTAAAAGCGACTTACCCTCCATAACCAGCATTCATATCCATTACGTTCCGAATAGACGACCAGTTAATAGCAAGGCCACCCATGTACACATCCGACACAAGTGCAGACCAGTGTTTGGTGTCCTCGTAAAATATTTCCTCAGCACTTGATTCCAGACTAGCAGGTCTACTGCTAAGCCTTTGGGGCCAGGAGGTAGGCCATTTGTAGTCTCCACCCGAGTTAACAACTGGGAGTTGGGGGAGACAACCTCTTAGGGGTGTATACCTGTGTCAGAAACAAAACAGCATGAGTCATATTACACCAAATAAGTCAATTGAATAGCATGACAGATATATGCCCGTTTTAACTTAGTAATAAGTACCAGGAAGGTTTTTGTTTCTCCATTGGATGACACAATGGAGGATCATTTACTTTACGTTCTTCATAGCACACATTAGAGACAGGCTTTTgataaattacaagcccaattcATGTTGCATCTACTGTCTTCGCTACTACCTTCCAGCAAATGGATTCTGTCAAAGCTACCATGGCTGCAGTTAACATAAAAAGATGAAGTCAGTTCATGAACTGCCACATCCTAGGTACATGGTTGGGCAGTCAAGATTCTCTAACTAGATGTGGCTGGGAAAATGGGTTAAGCAAACAAACCCTTCCAGACATTCCTATCTCTCTCATTATCATCACGATAAACTGGTGTTGCAGACCATACTAAAACCCCTCCTGGCCTTAGAACCCTATTAAGCTCCATTAACGGTTTCCCACCTGCACACAAAAAGAATTCCACACAAATAAGCTCCAGGAGTCTTCAGGATCGACTTACATATGAGTTTGCAGCATTTGAGAAATCAAACTCAACCATGTAAAAAACATGTTATATAAATGAGACCTACCATCTGCATCCCAGTGCACCCTGCATCGTGCGCAGTGGATTAAATCAAAAGCATTATCTGAAAAAGTAAGCATTTGAGTTCCAATGACTGACAGAGTAGCTGGAATTCCTCGCTCAAGTGCAAATTGTATTTGAGCCTCATGTTCATCCTTTGGGGCAAATGACATGGTAATAACATTTTTGTCCAGCAAGTATCCACCAAAGCTAGCAACACCACAACCAACATCGAGAATAACCCTTGTATGTGTTCACCACTTAATGGCTGGGTAAGTCTACAACAACACAAAAGACCATATCAATGGCAAAACGACCCATACTTGTCACACGACTCGCATTACAAAACTGCAAGGAGCATATCTTTTGACAGTTATCACAATAGCAGAAGGAAAATACCTTCTCAATGAACAAAATATAGTTCATGACCCCATCTTTAAACTGCGTACCGCCTCCAGGGAACACAAGATAATCAGCAGATCTCCTCACCCAATTTTGAACCTTCTTATATTCCACGAGTTTAGGATGTGGCACATTATCATACCAAATCTGCATTGTATCCAAAAATACATTCCTGCATTCAGTATATCACTAGTGCAAACATTCTACACACGCAATTTTACTATCCCACCAGTGACCTAGCTAAAATCAAACATTTGCccacacagaacacaacaaaTTGAACAAAACAAATTCACAATTCTTCCTAAACAGTCTATTCTCATTCACAATTTAAGCTTGTTTACGCCGAAAACACCGATAATTCATTCGAAACAATCTATTTTCAGCTAATTTTCATTTACAATTTAAGCTGCCGAAAACATGGATAATTCAATCTACTACTACTAACACTTGAAGAAAAATGTACTAATATTTCAAAATGACAGACAGACTCTTACCGAAAATAAGACTAAGGAGTGTGAGGCAATGAAGATTTCTCACCATGTCCCTACTTTTAGGCCAGGGAATTGTCATCTTATAACCTTTCGGAATCGGAATCAAACATCTGGAATTAGGTTTAGGACAATGTCTTTCTCTATGTTCCATATGTCTTCTCTATTTCAATCCTTTAATCGCTTTCATGTTATCAAGACACGGTATATAATCTGTTGCCACACTTCCTTTACATAATCTCCAATCAATgtcggcagcagcagcagaatcacCTTTCTCTTCATTATCATCTGATGcttctgctgatgatgatgatcctCCTTCCGAAGAGACAACTTCATCTTCACTTTTGATTGAAGGGATTATCGATTGAACAGTGGTAGATTGAAGATCGGTGATTTTAGGTACATAAGAAATGGAATTCCGAGTATTTGAAATGAGAAGAATTGTGAAACACAGGAGTAAGATGAATGATGCGAATAAGAATGGGTAtttcttctctttgaaaatgctcTCCATCGCCATTAGAGATATAATTGGATCCTCCACTGTGAAGCTCTctgaaagagatttttttttttaaagtattgAGATGACATACACGTAGATCAATGATTAGTCGGTACGCGAAATCATGTGATTTAATTTTGGTGGCAGGGGCACCTGCTTTTATGTTCCCCCGTCCTTAAGTGATTAATATTTTAATTGAAAGGTTACTTACCAACCACCACTAGTAGTTAAATAGCCTACTAGTTGGTTACGGGAAGCCCGAAGGAACATCCTTAACTAACGATCTTATAGGTTTGAGTTTACATGATTTATAAGGGATGCCCGATATTAAttcatataaaacaaaataattttgaCAATCGGATTTTTAGATTGGTATCCTATAAGAAACTTGGGTATATCAACAACATGGATACTTTCTTCTCCATAGACATGGAAtcttctgggagatcattcatattcacactcaaagcatcgttgactttctttggt
This DNA window, taken from Papaver somniferum cultivar HN1 chromosome 3, ASM357369v1, whole genome shotgun sequence, encodes the following:
- the LOC113355422 gene encoding probable methyltransferase PMT23 yields the protein MANSIESIFRERKYPFIYASIILLICFSVLVISNTRSFISYIPKITDPEISSTSSAGSPDNDDEDKAGSSAGAEIDWRLCNGTAATDYIPCLDNMKAIKGLKSRRHMEHRERHCPKPNSRCLIPIPKGYKTSLSWPKSRDMIWYDNVPHPKLVEYKKDQNWVRKSGDYLVFPGGGTQFKEGVMNYINFIEMSYKDIKWGTHTRVILDVGCGVASFGGYLLDKNVITMSFAPKDEHEAQIQFALERGIPATLSVIGTQMLTFPDNAFDLVHCARCRVHWDADGGKPLMELNRVLRPGGVFVWSATPVYRRDNERDRNDWKAMVALTEFICWKVVAKAVDSTGIGLVIYQKPVSNVCYEKRKVNDPPLCHQIEKRKPSWYTPLESCLPQLPAVNSGGDYKWPSSWPQRLSTRPASLEPSAEEIFYEDTKHWSALVSDVYLGSLAINWSSIRNVMDMNAGYGGFAAALINQPLWVMNIVPIHQPDTLPVIYDRGLIGMYHDWCEPLSTYPRTYDLLHSSYLFGNLTKRCDIVDVAVEMDRILRPGGVILVQDTLDMINKLGPIFRSLHWETKLYKDQFFVARKGSWRPTTYDGA